Proteins co-encoded in one Corynebacterium tuberculostearicum genomic window:
- a CDS encoding ATP-binding protein: protein MVWDDDQAEIAEIIGSLRTQDTDTRAVEVKAAAGGFPKKLVRSISAFANGTGGIIILGLDEDNGFVTVPGFDATAMADALAGACADLVTPSVRAQIDIVDWEGASIVVGTIPECAPFEKPCWVVSQSKYHGSYIRVHDGDRVLKPYEIDRLEENKTQPEWDLEPVPDSDIDDLDPDIVAEILARERSIHERIFGRLSDEEAMLALHLITRNDNGKLVPTLGGLMAAGTYPQQFFPRLNVTFAAYPGTDKAAGMGKQRFLDNESLVGPIPVLVADAVRAVRRNMRVGGVIEGVFRKDLPDYPPEAVREAVANALMHRDYSPQARGTQVQVNLYVDRLEVLNPGGLYGTVTVDRLGTAGMSSARNQHLSALLEVTPAGDGDGYVAENRGTGYIEILDQLEQQLLPPPVPEDSLTAFELTFARRNPTTPERTAALGGGTRGRVLDYLREHRTASSRELAGAAGLSLNGVRRTINELVEEGVIVRTEPLKSPKQRYRLQG, encoded by the coding sequence GTGGTCTGGGACGATGACCAGGCGGAGATCGCCGAGATCATTGGAAGCCTGCGAACTCAGGACACCGATACGCGCGCCGTCGAGGTCAAGGCAGCTGCGGGAGGTTTTCCCAAGAAGCTCGTTCGCTCTATCTCTGCCTTTGCTAACGGGACCGGTGGAATCATCATCTTGGGGCTGGATGAAGACAACGGGTTCGTTACGGTACCAGGCTTTGATGCTACTGCCATGGCGGATGCCCTGGCTGGCGCATGTGCAGACCTCGTGACCCCGTCGGTTCGCGCTCAGATCGACATTGTTGACTGGGAGGGCGCGAGCATTGTCGTTGGCACCATTCCCGAATGTGCTCCTTTTGAGAAGCCTTGCTGGGTCGTTTCTCAGTCGAAGTATCACGGCAGCTATATCCGGGTCCATGATGGGGACCGCGTACTAAAGCCATACGAGATCGACCGACTGGAGGAAAACAAGACCCAGCCGGAATGGGATCTGGAGCCGGTTCCGGATTCTGACATCGACGATCTGGATCCTGACATTGTGGCCGAGATCTTGGCCCGCGAGCGCTCCATCCATGAACGCATTTTTGGACGGTTGAGCGATGAAGAGGCGATGTTAGCGCTCCACCTGATTACCCGGAACGACAACGGAAAACTAGTGCCAACTTTGGGCGGGCTAATGGCAGCGGGCACTTATCCGCAACAGTTTTTCCCGCGGCTCAACGTGACCTTTGCAGCATATCCCGGCACCGATAAAGCGGCCGGGATGGGCAAGCAGCGCTTCCTCGACAACGAAAGTCTGGTGGGGCCCATTCCGGTGCTGGTTGCGGATGCAGTGCGGGCAGTCCGACGCAATATGCGCGTCGGAGGCGTAATCGAGGGAGTCTTCCGTAAGGACTTGCCGGACTATCCTCCGGAGGCTGTGCGTGAGGCAGTCGCTAATGCGCTAATGCACCGTGACTATTCGCCGCAGGCGCGGGGCACGCAGGTACAAGTGAACCTGTATGTCGACCGGCTGGAGGTCCTCAACCCCGGTGGTCTTTATGGAACGGTCACCGTTGATCGATTGGGCACTGCGGGTATGTCTAGCGCGCGCAATCAGCATTTGTCTGCGTTGCTGGAGGTGACTCCTGCCGGTGACGGAGACGGGTACGTTGCGGAGAATCGTGGTACCGGATATATCGAGATTCTCGACCAACTGGAGCAGCAGCTGCTGCCGCCGCCGGTACCAGAGGATTCATTAACCGCATTTGAGCTCACCTTCGCGCGGCGAAATCCGACTACCCCGGAGCGCACCGCGGCGTTGGGGGGCGGAACCCGCGGGCGCGTGCTCGACTATCTTCGCGAACACAGGACAGCGTCCAGCCGCGAATTGGCAGGGGCTGCGGGGCTGTCCCTCAACGGCGTGCGCAGGACCATCAACGAACTTGTTGAGGAAGGCGTCATCGTGCGCACTGAGCCGTTGAAGAGCCCGAAGCAGCGCTATCGGCTGCAGGGCTAA
- a CDS encoding type I restriction endonuclease subunit R, which produces MLSEESLELIVQDHLAELEWQAGHGPDFAPGSGERDAWNDIVLRGRLRNAVRNLNPDVPEEYLDQAIGEVITPKSQSAIAENRRIHQILVEGYRGIEYIDHEGNIQNPTIYFLSSQPHKNDYLSLNQVTIANLDGERRFDVVCYVNGMPLAFIELKKTGANTSVEGAYNQLQTYVKEFGMAFRFANIVIPSDDLSAKYGTPFTPWNHFAPWNVDEDGSPVDPNNMVVAGEPVTQLDLLLDGLFNVERFGQLYSDFTAFDDTAEGLVMRIAKPHQYFAVTKAVGSTITAARGDKRAGVIWHTTGAGKSMEMELYTAKIMRRREMLSPTVIVLNDRTELDEQLFETFNRSTILPEAPRNIESRAELRELLSQKTSGGIYFSTLQKFGLNGQGELRETEHPLLSDRSNIVVIVDEAHRSHYGFGDTAADGYAQHLRSALPNATMLAFTGTPLKEWDRDTRKVFGDDVDVYDMNRAVEDGAVVPVYFEPRLIPLKRIAGITDDDIDDSAEEVLTGLDEVERERIQRSVAALEVVYGSDDRLDALAEDFVRHWEDRRENMWEFIGAPGKAMIVTATRSIAARLYSKIVALRPEWHSDADDKGKIKVIYSAAPSDPEELKVHMRRPSALKAVKNRIKDVDDELEIAIVQSMMLTGFDAPPLHTLYIDRSLKSALLMQTLARVNRTFRDKQDGLLVAYAPLVENLEKALAEFTLNPSDDGTKVTGQDVEEALNLAKGFLARLDDIVGIEWKNTAFIDDANLRRALLDVTGFLRNPRTEGNYDPEKPNARPVADEFKRQAGRLARAWALASGSPDAEEYRDSVRFYSEVKNWLIKLDAGDRVANGEPISDSIRNALGKLVVDSAEATGVIDIYRQAGIEIPNLQDLTVDLFKDKQSPSEVSLLIDALRRQLQQEARTATGNNELRSKQFSERITELMNRYTNQQLTAAEIIAELIRLSKEIVKESKRGEQFTPPLGNDELTFFDAVSTNESATELMDDEVLAEIARQLVSMLRRDAKTDWTVRDDVRAKLRRSVRRLLRDYKYPPDKAPEAIKLVLEQMEKFAPRYSAATREQGAVEHRG; this is translated from the coding sequence ATTTTGAGCGAAGAATCCCTCGAACTCATTGTCCAGGACCACCTGGCTGAACTGGAATGGCAGGCTGGACACGGCCCAGACTTTGCGCCGGGCTCCGGCGAGCGCGACGCCTGGAATGACATCGTGCTGCGCGGGCGTTTGCGCAATGCCGTGCGCAACCTCAACCCAGATGTACCGGAGGAGTACCTCGACCAGGCGATCGGTGAGGTCATCACGCCGAAGTCACAGTCCGCGATTGCGGAGAATCGGCGCATTCACCAGATTCTGGTGGAAGGCTATCGCGGTATCGAGTACATCGACCACGAGGGCAATATCCAGAACCCGACCATCTACTTTCTGTCCTCGCAGCCCCACAAGAATGACTACTTGTCACTCAACCAGGTCACCATTGCGAACCTGGACGGCGAGCGTCGCTTCGATGTGGTCTGCTACGTCAACGGCATGCCGCTGGCGTTTATTGAGCTGAAGAAGACGGGCGCGAATACCTCCGTCGAGGGCGCGTACAACCAGCTGCAGACCTACGTCAAGGAATTCGGCATGGCCTTCCGCTTTGCCAATATTGTGATTCCTTCGGATGACCTCAGCGCGAAGTATGGCACGCCGTTTACTCCGTGGAACCATTTTGCGCCGTGGAATGTGGATGAGGACGGCAGCCCGGTCGACCCCAACAACATGGTTGTGGCCGGCGAGCCGGTCACACAGCTGGATCTGTTACTTGATGGTCTGTTTAATGTCGAGCGTTTTGGACAGCTCTACAGCGACTTCACTGCGTTCGATGATACGGCCGAGGGCCTGGTCATGCGCATAGCGAAGCCGCACCAGTACTTCGCGGTGACCAAGGCTGTGGGTTCCACGATCACGGCGGCGCGCGGCGACAAGCGCGCTGGCGTCATCTGGCACACGACGGGTGCGGGCAAGTCCATGGAGATGGAGCTCTACACCGCCAAGATTATGCGTCGGCGGGAGATGCTCAGCCCGACCGTCATTGTGCTCAATGACCGCACGGAACTGGATGAGCAGCTCTTTGAGACCTTCAACCGGTCCACCATCCTGCCGGAGGCACCGCGCAATATCGAGTCGCGTGCTGAGTTGCGTGAGCTGCTGTCACAGAAGACCTCTGGTGGTATTTACTTCTCTACCCTCCAGAAGTTTGGCTTGAACGGCCAGGGTGAGTTGCGTGAGACCGAGCACCCGTTGCTCTCTGACCGGAGCAACATCGTGGTCATCGTCGACGAGGCACACCGTTCCCACTATGGCTTTGGCGATACCGCCGCCGATGGTTACGCACAGCACCTGCGTAGTGCACTACCGAATGCCACCATGCTGGCGTTTACCGGTACCCCGCTTAAGGAATGGGACCGCGATACGCGAAAGGTCTTCGGTGACGACGTGGATGTCTACGACATGAACCGCGCCGTCGAGGACGGTGCCGTCGTTCCCGTCTACTTCGAGCCGCGCCTCATCCCGCTCAAGCGCATTGCTGGAATCACGGATGACGATATTGATGACTCTGCCGAGGAAGTACTTACGGGTCTCGACGAGGTGGAGCGCGAGCGGATTCAGCGCTCCGTCGCCGCGTTGGAGGTCGTCTACGGCTCCGACGACCGCCTCGATGCCCTAGCAGAAGACTTTGTCCGTCACTGGGAAGACCGCCGCGAGAACATGTGGGAATTCATCGGTGCTCCGGGCAAAGCGATGATTGTCACCGCGACGCGCTCCATTGCAGCGCGTCTCTACTCCAAGATCGTGGCGCTGCGCCCTGAGTGGCATTCGGATGCCGATGACAAGGGCAAGATCAAGGTGATCTACTCTGCAGCGCCTTCGGATCCTGAAGAGCTCAAGGTCCATATGCGCCGCCCGAGCGCGCTCAAGGCCGTGAAGAACCGCATCAAGGACGTCGACGACGAGCTGGAAATCGCCATCGTTCAGTCCATGATGCTCACCGGTTTCGATGCGCCGCCGCTACACACGCTCTACATTGACCGCTCGCTCAAGAGCGCGCTGCTGATGCAGACCCTCGCTCGCGTCAACCGCACGTTCCGCGACAAGCAGGATGGCCTCCTTGTCGCCTATGCTCCGTTGGTCGAGAACCTGGAGAAGGCGCTGGCTGAGTTCACGCTCAACCCCTCCGACGACGGCACGAAGGTCACGGGACAGGACGTCGAAGAAGCGCTCAATCTGGCGAAGGGATTCCTGGCTCGTCTCGACGACATTGTGGGAATCGAATGGAAGAACACCGCTTTCATCGATGACGCCAACCTCCGCCGCGCCTTGCTCGATGTCACTGGTTTCCTGCGCAATCCAAGAACCGAAGGCAACTACGACCCCGAGAAGCCAAACGCGCGTCCCGTCGCTGATGAGTTCAAACGTCAGGCTGGAAGACTCGCGCGTGCCTGGGCACTAGCTTCGGGCAGCCCCGACGCCGAGGAGTACCGCGACAGCGTGCGGTTCTACTCCGAGGTCAAGAACTGGCTCATCAAGCTCGATGCGGGCGACCGCGTGGCCAATGGCGAGCCAATTAGCGACTCCATCCGCAACGCCCTAGGCAAGCTGGTCGTTGATTCGGCTGAGGCCACCGGTGTCATCGACATCTACCGCCAGGCCGGGATTGAGATTCCGAACTTGCAGGATCTCACCGTCGACCTGTTCAAGGACAAACAATCCCCCTCTGAGGTCTCATTGCTCATTGATGCGTTGCGCCGCCAGCTCCAGCAGGAAGCCCGCACCGCCACAGGAAACAACGAGCTGCGCTCCAAGCAGTTCTCCGAGCGGATCACCGAGCTGATGAATCGGTACACCAATCAGCAGCTCACGGCCGCTGAAATCATCGCCGAACTCATCCGCCTGTCCAAGGAGATCGTCAAGGAAAGCAAACGCGGTGAACAATTCACCCCGCCACTAGGCAATGACGAGCTCACCTTCTTCGATGCGGTGTCGACAAACGAATCCGCAACCGAGCTCATGGACGACGAAGTTCTTGCTGAAATCGCACGCCAGCTCGTTTCCATGCTGCGTCGCGATGCAAAGACCGACTGGACAGTACGCGACGACGTACGTGCGAAACTACGCCGCTCGGTCCGCAGGTTACTACGCGACTACAAGTATCCACCGGACAAGGCGCCGGAGGCCATCAAGCTTGTGCTTGAACAGATGGAGAAATTCGCGCCAAGGTATTCAGCGGCGACGCGCGAACAAGGTGCCGTTGAACACCGGGGTTAG
- a CDS encoding restriction endonuclease subunit S codes for MRTTTLEEVLEEIIDHRGRTPKKLGADFTNAGVPVISAKLIRQGAIDFENVRFVSHETWEKWMPLPLQEGDVILTSEAPLGKTAFVPSNDPLVLGQRLFALRGKADVIDNAYLRYWLDSEVGQAQLAGRASGTTVLGIRQALLRKVEIDLPPLKAQRSVGKFLKALDDKITTNSRIINLSGALVEALYSQVAKKPTAQSFDEIAEVFGGSTPSTKNDAFWDGDINWATPTDITALDGPWIGDTSRKITEAGLASMSSSLHPENSILLTSRATIGAIALASGPIATNQGFIVVEAPDELTPWLFAQMKARKREFEAWANGATFMELSRGNFKKLPFIGCSDDYLQAFNEAAWPLLKRAQAAQKENQVLARTRDELLPLLMSGRITVGEAENVAGTAASES; via the coding sequence ATGCGTACAACCACTCTCGAAGAAGTACTTGAAGAAATTATCGACCATCGAGGCAGAACGCCTAAGAAATTGGGGGCAGACTTCACAAACGCAGGGGTGCCTGTCATCTCGGCGAAACTCATCCGTCAAGGGGCAATCGATTTTGAAAACGTTCGATTTGTAAGTCACGAAACTTGGGAAAAATGGATGCCTTTACCCCTGCAAGAGGGGGACGTAATTCTCACGAGCGAAGCACCACTCGGCAAGACGGCCTTCGTCCCTTCAAACGACCCCCTAGTCTTGGGTCAACGGTTGTTTGCGCTCCGAGGAAAAGCCGATGTAATAGACAACGCATACCTGCGTTATTGGCTGGATTCTGAGGTTGGTCAAGCACAACTAGCTGGCCGCGCGTCTGGAACTACGGTCCTGGGCATCCGTCAAGCATTGCTCCGCAAGGTTGAGATAGATCTTCCGCCGCTCAAGGCTCAACGATCAGTCGGCAAATTCCTAAAAGCACTCGATGACAAAATCACGACGAATTCACGGATAATCAATCTTAGTGGTGCCCTAGTTGAAGCTCTTTACTCGCAAGTAGCTAAAAAGCCAACGGCTCAATCCTTTGACGAAATTGCAGAAGTCTTCGGTGGTAGTACTCCCTCGACAAAAAACGATGCGTTCTGGGACGGCGACATCAACTGGGCAACACCCACCGATATCACGGCTCTCGACGGTCCGTGGATTGGAGACACCAGCCGTAAAATCACTGAAGCTGGCTTGGCGTCGATGTCGTCCTCGTTGCATCCTGAAAACTCGATCTTGCTGACCTCGCGTGCCACGATTGGCGCCATCGCACTCGCATCTGGGCCCATTGCAACAAACCAAGGCTTCATCGTTGTCGAAGCACCCGATGAGCTCACACCGTGGCTTTTCGCGCAGATGAAAGCACGGAAACGTGAATTCGAAGCGTGGGCCAACGGCGCCACATTCATGGAACTGTCACGAGGAAACTTCAAGAAGCTTCCGTTCATCGGTTGCTCCGACGACTACCTGCAAGCCTTCAACGAGGCGGCCTGGCCGCTTCTCAAGCGCGCACAAGCTGCTCAGAAAGAAAACCAAGTCCTCGCCCGCACCCGCGACGAACTCCTTCCCCTCCTCATGAGCGGCCGCATTACGGTCGGTGAGGCGGAGAACGTTGCGGGCACGGCGGCGTCGGAAAGCTAA
- a CDS encoding type I restriction-modification system subunit M, with protein sequence MTNSVKDQQNVESASATTLKELKDTLWKAADKLRGSMDASQYKDIVLGLVFLKYVTDAFDARRAELRAEGEERGDSEEYIQEDLEDIDAYREKNVFWVDPIARWTFLRDNSKGKTADAGQEYQSIGKLIDNAMKQLMLDNESLLGTLPTNFASDSVDQRRLGELIDLFSTTRFTAEGPERARDLLGEVYEYFLEKFARAEGKRGGEFYTPRPVVRTLVEILEPTQGRVYDPCCGSGGMFVQAEKFLETTEKDRTALAIYGQELNERTWRMAKMNLAIHAISSAGLGERWADTFARDIHPGKQMDYVMANPPFNIKDWSRNEEDSRWKYGVPPKRNANFAWMQHIISKLTSQGEAGVVMANGTMTSNSSGEGDIRKTMVEDDIVSCVIALPAQLFRGTQIPVCVWFFAKDKKAGNKGSIDRTNQVLFIDARELGHMIDRTERTFSDDDIQKIANTYRLWRGRTSAPKDEAYEDIAGFCKSASLDDIRDADFAMTPGRYVGFAEAEEDDEPIDEKIARLTGELTAALDDAAHLDKVVREQLGRLK encoded by the coding sequence ATGACTAATTCAGTCAAGGATCAGCAGAACGTAGAGTCTGCCTCCGCCACCACTCTCAAAGAGCTCAAGGACACCTTATGGAAGGCAGCAGACAAGCTGCGCGGTTCCATGGACGCATCCCAGTACAAGGACATCGTCTTGGGACTGGTATTCCTCAAGTACGTCACTGATGCTTTCGATGCCCGGCGCGCAGAACTACGTGCCGAAGGCGAGGAGCGCGGCGATAGCGAAGAGTACATCCAGGAAGACCTGGAGGATATCGACGCTTACCGTGAGAAGAACGTTTTCTGGGTCGACCCCATCGCTCGCTGGACCTTCCTGCGTGACAACTCGAAGGGAAAGACGGCCGACGCCGGCCAAGAGTACCAGTCCATCGGCAAGCTCATCGATAACGCGATGAAGCAGCTCATGCTGGACAACGAGTCGCTATTAGGTACCCTGCCCACCAACTTCGCGTCGGACAGCGTGGATCAGCGCCGTTTGGGCGAACTCATCGACTTGTTCAGCACCACTCGCTTCACCGCGGAGGGTCCCGAGCGTGCTCGCGATTTGCTAGGTGAGGTCTACGAGTACTTCCTGGAGAAGTTCGCTCGTGCTGAGGGCAAGCGTGGCGGCGAGTTCTACACTCCCCGCCCCGTCGTCCGCACTCTCGTGGAAATCCTGGAGCCAACTCAGGGTCGCGTCTATGACCCGTGCTGTGGCTCAGGCGGCATGTTCGTGCAGGCCGAAAAGTTCCTCGAGACCACAGAGAAGGACCGCACTGCTCTGGCCATCTACGGTCAGGAGCTTAATGAGCGCACCTGGCGCATGGCCAAGATGAACCTGGCCATCCACGCCATTAGCTCTGCTGGCTTGGGTGAGCGCTGGGCCGACACCTTCGCTCGCGACATCCATCCGGGTAAGCAGATGGACTACGTCATGGCCAACCCGCCGTTCAACATCAAGGATTGGTCACGCAACGAGGAGGACTCCCGCTGGAAGTACGGCGTCCCGCCCAAGCGCAATGCAAACTTCGCGTGGATGCAGCACATTATCTCCAAGCTCACTTCTCAAGGCGAGGCCGGTGTTGTCATGGCCAACGGCACGATGACGTCGAACTCCTCCGGTGAAGGCGACATCCGCAAGACCATGGTGGAAGACGACATCGTCTCCTGCGTCATCGCACTTCCTGCACAGCTCTTCCGTGGCACGCAGATTCCGGTCTGCGTCTGGTTCTTCGCCAAGGACAAGAAGGCCGGTAACAAAGGCTCCATCGACCGCACCAATCAGGTCCTCTTCATCGATGCCCGCGAGCTCGGCCACATGATTGACCGCACAGAGCGCACCTTCAGCGACGACGACATCCAAAAGATTGCGAACACCTACCGCTTGTGGCGCGGCCGCACCTCCGCTCCGAAGGACGAGGCCTACGAGGACATCGCCGGCTTCTGCAAGTCTGCTTCCCTCGACGACATCCGCGACGCCGACTTCGCCATGACCCCCGGCCGCTACGTCGGCTTCGCCGAGGCCGAGGAAGACGACGAGCCCATCGACGAGAAGATTGCTCGCCTCACCGGCGAGCTCACCGCCGCGCTTGACGACGCCGCCCACCTAGACAAGGTTGTGCGCGAACAGCTGGGGAGGTTGAAGTAA
- a CDS encoding DEAD/DEAH box helicase translates to MADRRMWKMSPDRLQEHLKLRSRASRIPDKKKEQSKKACRNSRRAFPHFRRRKLLGYSQPFDLTQR, encoded by the coding sequence ATGGCTGACCGCCGCATGTGGAAAATGTCGCCGGATCGGCTGCAAGAGCATCTAAAATTGCGTAGCCGCGCATCGCGCATTCCCGATAAAAAGAAGGAACAGTCCAAGAAGGCCTGCCGGAACTCCCGGCGGGCCTTCCCGCATTTTCGGCGCAGAAAACTATTGGGTTATTCCCAACCGTTTGACTTAACCCAACGTTAA
- a CDS encoding three-helix bundle dimerization domain-containing protein has product MNQFETLRQDLHENYGHEYMAAEIDAKLDEVIAKHTKKAELEEFVPLLVEREVREYFGAHRLHVRFAAGTNNALAQAAAELTRKHAGEALFVDTAVAHPENEAEGHLAHVMNERGMGEAPNKYLDEVRTVAMPDYIVFLGREVERDEAGKDIKIWDIPAADTVEEARELADDLEARVLYMLNKLGIDPVTEPVNA; this is encoded by the coding sequence ATGAACCAGTTTGAAACCCTGCGTCAGGATCTGCACGAAAATTACGGCCATGAGTACATGGCCGCAGAAATCGATGCCAAGCTCGATGAGGTTATTGCCAAGCACACCAAGAAAGCGGAGCTCGAAGAATTCGTGCCGCTATTGGTGGAGCGTGAGGTGCGTGAATACTTCGGCGCTCACCGCCTTCACGTCCGCTTTGCCGCCGGTACCAATAATGCGTTGGCTCAAGCCGCAGCGGAATTGACCCGCAAGCACGCCGGCGAGGCCCTCTTTGTAGATACCGCCGTTGCTCACCCAGAAAACGAAGCGGAAGGCCACCTTGCCCACGTCATGAACGAGCGCGGCATGGGGGAAGCCCCGAATAAGTACCTCGATGAGGTGCGCACGGTAGCGATGCCGGATTACATCGTGTTCTTGGGCCGCGAGGTAGAACGCGATGAGGCAGGCAAGGACATCAAAATTTGGGATATTCCTGCCGCGGATACCGTGGAGGAGGCGCGCGAATTGGCTGATGACCTCGAAGCCCGCGTACTCTACATGCTCAACAAGCTGGGCATCGATCCGGTAACCGAACCGGTCAACGCCTAG
- a CDS encoding DUF5129 domain-containing protein encodes MRWVPCAVAVGLLAVTSAPAALAAEKPAVDFLDHAQILSNSDEDAIKSQAQSMHLPDSVHEVIYATYPSSGEEFFHTLFRDLEREHPQFMAESGLQKNVLVIAVGFEPNSMAVHCGPEVCHDTKIYDDGRVDGILDQMRPALTDNNYTVGMILATRAAADTSVRRHYGEEMPTWTLFIAGTLVIVVLGAVGLIVYLLVRRARLRKRFDYIEGARDRAEELIARTEARINALHSPLAGDYLKVQWRSLLGQYTDALPTIRALEGIQDFSLHAASVKKAYKALKQINTAAAQVDSLEKFCSGDTSVRAGEVQWLLGDAQAALSRQPDNDSLRQITQRINDLAQDLSREDFDSAFARLLEDYHHMVGALPEKLYPQRDRDTPPLLGTPEWRPGMGTHYMPYRFAGFWVANNNVSSQLPDPYRF; translated from the coding sequence ATGAGATGGGTTCCTTGTGCGGTAGCAGTAGGTCTTCTCGCTGTTACCAGCGCACCCGCCGCCCTAGCAGCGGAAAAGCCTGCGGTGGATTTTTTGGACCACGCTCAGATCCTCAGCAATTCGGACGAAGACGCCATCAAATCACAAGCACAGTCCATGCATTTGCCGGATTCTGTGCACGAAGTCATCTACGCCACGTATCCAAGTTCGGGCGAGGAGTTTTTCCATACCCTTTTTCGGGATTTGGAGCGCGAGCATCCCCAGTTCATGGCTGAAAGCGGACTGCAAAAGAATGTGCTCGTCATTGCTGTTGGCTTCGAGCCTAATAGTATGGCCGTGCACTGCGGCCCCGAGGTATGCCACGACACCAAAATTTACGATGATGGCCGCGTGGATGGCATCTTGGACCAGATGCGGCCCGCACTGACAGACAATAACTACACCGTCGGCATGATTTTGGCTACGCGCGCCGCTGCGGATACTTCCGTGCGCCGGCACTACGGGGAGGAAATGCCCACGTGGACCTTGTTTATTGCCGGCACTTTGGTGATCGTGGTTCTCGGCGCCGTTGGTCTCATCGTATACCTGCTGGTCAGACGTGCGCGGCTGCGCAAGCGCTTTGACTATATAGAAGGCGCTCGCGATAGGGCCGAAGAGCTCATCGCCCGCACGGAGGCGCGGATTAACGCCCTGCATTCCCCCTTGGCGGGTGACTACCTCAAGGTGCAGTGGCGTTCATTGCTCGGCCAATATACCGATGCCCTGCCAACGATTAGGGCGCTGGAAGGCATCCAGGACTTCTCCCTGCACGCTGCGTCCGTCAAGAAGGCATATAAAGCACTCAAGCAGATAAATACCGCCGCAGCCCAGGTAGATTCCCTAGAAAAGTTCTGCTCCGGCGATACTTCGGTTCGCGCCGGCGAGGTGCAATGGCTGCTTGGCGACGCCCAAGCGGCCCTATCCCGCCAGCCCGACAATGACAGCCTGCGCCAGATTACCCAGCGCATTAATGACTTGGCGCAGGATCTTTCGCGCGAAGACTTCGATTCTGCCTTCGCGCGCCTCTTGGAAGACTACCACCACATGGTGGGCGCATTGCCGGAAAAGCTGTATCCGCAGCGCGACCGCGATACTCCCCCACTACTAGGAACCCCCGAGTGGCGCCCCGGCATGGGCACGCACTACATGCCCTATAGGTTTGCGGGCTTCTGGGTGGCTAATAATAACGTCTCCTCCCAGCTGCCCGACCCGTACCGCTTCTAG